One part of the Sporosarcina ureae genome encodes these proteins:
- the metK gene encoding methionine adenosyltransferase — MTNRRLFTSESVTEGHPDKMCDQISDAILDAILTEDPNARVACETSITTGLVLVMGEITTTTYVDIPKVVRDTVKEIGYVRAKYGFDYETSAVLTSIDEQSPEIAASVNVALEAREGSMTDEDIDDIGAGDQGLMFGYACNETPELMPLPISLSHKLARRLAEARKEELIPYLRPDGKTQVTVEYDQDNNPVRIDTIVISTQHHPEATLKQIEKDIKEVVIDAVVPKNLLDEHTKYFINPTGSFVVGGPQGDSGLTGRKIIVDTYGGYARHGGGAFSGKDATKVDRSASYAARYVAKNIVAAGLAEHCEVQLAYAIGVASPVSISINTFDTGKLSETQLVEFVRELFDLRPAGIIKMLDLRRPIYKQTAAYGHFGRTDIELPWEQTDKVEALKELASKVRVKQ, encoded by the coding sequence ATGACAAACCGTCGACTGTTTACATCAGAATCAGTTACAGAAGGCCATCCAGACAAGATGTGCGACCAAATTTCAGACGCAATTTTAGATGCGATCCTAACCGAGGATCCAAATGCGCGTGTGGCATGTGAAACGAGTATCACGACTGGACTCGTATTAGTAATGGGAGAAATCACTACGACAACGTACGTGGATATTCCAAAAGTAGTTCGCGATACTGTAAAGGAAATTGGATATGTTCGTGCGAAATACGGCTTTGATTACGAAACATCTGCTGTACTTACATCTATTGATGAGCAATCACCTGAAATTGCTGCTAGTGTCAACGTGGCACTTGAAGCGCGTGAAGGGTCTATGACAGATGAAGACATAGATGACATCGGAGCAGGTGACCAAGGTTTAATGTTCGGATATGCATGTAATGAAACACCGGAACTTATGCCTTTACCAATTAGTCTTTCTCATAAATTGGCACGACGTTTAGCAGAAGCACGTAAGGAAGAACTAATTCCTTATTTGCGTCCTGATGGCAAAACACAAGTAACAGTAGAGTATGATCAGGATAATAATCCAGTGCGAATTGACACGATTGTTATTTCCACACAACATCATCCTGAAGCTACACTCAAACAAATCGAGAAAGATATTAAAGAAGTAGTCATCGATGCAGTCGTTCCCAAAAACTTGTTGGACGAGCATACGAAATACTTCATTAACCCTACCGGCAGCTTCGTCGTTGGTGGTCCTCAAGGAGACTCCGGTCTAACTGGACGTAAAATCATCGTTGATACGTACGGTGGTTATGCACGACATGGTGGGGGAGCGTTCTCAGGTAAAGATGCTACAAAAGTGGATCGTTCCGCTTCTTATGCAGCTCGTTACGTAGCTAAGAACATCGTGGCAGCTGGACTAGCTGAGCACTGTGAGGTCCAGTTGGCATATGCGATTGGTGTAGCAAGCCCAGTTTCTATCTCGATCAACACATTCGACACAGGTAAACTATCCGAAACACAATTAGTGGAGTTCGTACGTGAATTGTTTGACCTTCGTCCGGCAGGCATTATTAAAATGCTCGACCTACGTCGTCCAATCTACAAACAAACAGCAGCGTACGGTCACTTTGGCCGCACGGATATCGAATTGCCATGGGAGCAGACGGATAAAGTGGAAGCGTTGAAAGAACTTGCTAGTAAAGTACGTGTAAAGCAATAA
- a CDS encoding Fur-regulated basic protein FbpA: MKTNKKVSESKRDKMIEELVSNGVFKIDGKQLYELPLQLLKQEYEAFGQTDIQM; this comes from the coding sequence ATGAAAACAAACAAAAAGGTAAGTGAATCAAAACGAGACAAAATGATTGAGGAGCTCGTTTCAAATGGGGTATTTAAAATTGATGGGAAACAACTGTACGAATTACCGCTTCAATTATTAAAGCAGGAATATGAAGCTTTCGGACAAACTGACATTCAAATGTAA
- a CDS encoding DUF3891 family protein has product MIASLLTRKDELMIVREHEKTFSFVQQHHHGHLAGELMKHWKKDMFPEDQWRHSVLTAIRNHDIGWAPFDKQPFWNDAKSVPFRFTDFPLLPKTVLYRQGIDDVEKIDHYAAMLCSLHYEQFIQSNNEKEAKLFIEGEQNRRERLYKEIEDFDKELFEKHFALLQLGDNFSLYCCVNDPGVAKANEHIFFRDGIPSTGIFPALPIGRIGIYFADQHTIKVENYPFSYSFDVEVKQKTVLKKDIEDQGLLVAYEEADYELIPFHITPANK; this is encoded by the coding sequence ATGATAGCGTCCCTCCTGACAAGAAAGGATGAGTTGATGATTGTACGTGAACACGAGAAAACATTTAGCTTTGTGCAACAACATCATCATGGACACCTAGCCGGTGAATTAATGAAACACTGGAAAAAGGATATGTTTCCTGAAGATCAATGGCGTCATTCCGTATTGACTGCCATTCGTAACCACGACATCGGCTGGGCTCCTTTTGATAAACAGCCTTTTTGGAATGATGCGAAGTCGGTACCTTTTCGATTCACTGACTTCCCACTTCTCCCTAAAACAGTACTTTATCGTCAAGGAATCGATGATGTAGAAAAGATTGACCACTATGCAGCTATGCTTTGTAGTCTTCATTATGAACAGTTTATACAGAGTAATAACGAAAAAGAAGCTAAGCTATTTATCGAGGGAGAACAGAATCGTCGTGAACGATTGTATAAAGAAATCGAGGATTTTGATAAGGAATTATTTGAAAAGCATTTTGCCTTGCTTCAGCTTGGAGATAACTTTTCTTTATATTGTTGTGTGAATGATCCAGGTGTCGCCAAAGCGAATGAACATATATTCTTTCGCGACGGCATTCCTTCAACAGGCATTTTCCCTGCATTACCGATAGGACGAATTGGGATCTATTTTGCAGATCAGCACACTATTAAGGTGGAAAATTATCCATTTAGCTATTCATTTGACGTTGAAGTAAAGCAAAAGACTGTTTTGAAAAAAGACATTGAGGATCAAGGATTGCTAGTAGCTTATGAAGAGGCAGATTATGAATTGATTCCTTTTCATATTACGCCGGCAAATAAATAA
- the pckA gene encoding phosphoenolpyruvate carboxykinase (ATP): protein MISAKIDDSLKSLLSGSNVTIQASVAELTEKAAARGEAKLSADGAITARTGKYTGRSPKDKFIVEDAVSKDKVDWGSTNSPISEEIFDSLYTKVIDHLKEKDELFVFKGFAGADKDSQLSIQVINELAWQNLFVHQLFIRPTEEELQAHESQFTILAAPSFKADPKVDGTNSETFIIVSLEKRIVLIGGTEYAGEMKKSIFSVMNFLLPEQGILSMHCSANVGEEGDVALFFGLSGTGKTTLSADANRKLIGDDEHGWSDNGVFNIEGGCYAKCINLSAEKEPEIFGAIRFGAVLENVVLDEVTRIPDYDDKSLTENTRAAYPIENIDNIVTPSVAGHPKNIIFLTADASGVLPPISILTKEQAMYHFLSGFTSKLAGTERGITAPEPTFSTCFGSPFLPLPAATYAEMLGKKIDEHGSKVFLVNTGWTGGIYGVGSRMNLGYTRSMVRAAIAGKLDNVETKKNEIFGLNMPLEIEGVPSNVLHPRYAWEDPNEYDKEANRLADAFRENFKKFSHVSEDIAIKGGPPVIK from the coding sequence ATGATATCTGCAAAAATTGATGATAGTTTAAAAAGTCTTCTTAGTGGAAGCAACGTGACGATCCAAGCGTCTGTAGCAGAATTAACGGAAAAAGCAGCAGCAAGAGGCGAAGCTAAACTTTCAGCAGACGGCGCAATTACTGCACGTACAGGCAAGTACACAGGACGCTCACCTAAGGACAAATTCATCGTTGAAGATGCAGTGTCTAAGGATAAAGTAGATTGGGGTAGCACGAACAGCCCAATTTCAGAAGAGATCTTTGATTCATTATACACGAAAGTCATTGATCATTTGAAGGAAAAAGACGAGCTCTTCGTTTTTAAAGGATTTGCAGGCGCGGATAAAGACTCCCAGTTGTCTATCCAAGTAATCAATGAATTAGCTTGGCAGAACCTATTCGTTCACCAGCTATTCATCCGTCCAACAGAAGAAGAATTACAAGCACACGAATCGCAATTCACAATTTTGGCTGCCCCTTCATTCAAAGCGGATCCAAAAGTGGATGGCACTAATTCGGAAACTTTCATCATCGTATCACTCGAGAAACGTATTGTTTTGATCGGTGGAACAGAGTACGCAGGAGAAATGAAAAAATCTATTTTCTCTGTTATGAACTTCTTGCTACCTGAACAAGGTATTCTTTCTATGCACTGTTCAGCAAACGTAGGTGAAGAAGGTGACGTTGCTTTGTTCTTCGGACTTTCTGGAACAGGTAAAACTACTCTTTCAGCAGATGCTAACCGTAAACTAATCGGAGACGATGAGCATGGCTGGTCTGATAACGGCGTATTTAACATTGAAGGTGGATGTTACGCAAAATGTATCAATCTTTCTGCAGAAAAAGAACCTGAAATTTTCGGAGCAATCCGTTTCGGTGCAGTTTTAGAAAACGTTGTATTGGATGAAGTAACGCGCATTCCAGATTATGATGATAAATCATTGACAGAAAACACACGTGCCGCTTACCCTATCGAAAATATCGATAACATCGTGACACCGTCTGTTGCTGGTCATCCTAAGAATATTATCTTCCTAACTGCTGACGCTTCCGGAGTATTGCCTCCGATCTCGATCCTTACAAAAGAACAGGCAATGTACCACTTCTTGAGCGGTTTCACTTCCAAGCTTGCTGGAACTGAGCGTGGAATTACTGCTCCTGAACCAACATTCTCTACTTGCTTCGGCTCACCATTCTTACCACTTCCTGCTGCAACATACGCAGAGATGCTTGGCAAGAAGATCGATGAGCACGGCTCAAAAGTATTCCTTGTGAATACAGGTTGGACTGGCGGAATCTACGGTGTAGGTTCACGTATGAACTTAGGCTATACACGTTCAATGGTACGCGCTGCAATCGCTGGTAAATTAGATAATGTAGAAACAAAGAAGAACGAAATCTTCGGATTGAATATGCCGCTTGAAATCGAAGGTGTACCGAGTAATGTTCTACACCCTCGTTATGCTTGGGAAGATCCGAACGAATACGATAAAGAAGCAAATCGCTTAGCTGATGCTTTCCGTGAGAACTTCAAGAAGTTCAGCCACGTTTCAGAGGACATCGCAATCAAAGGTGGACCACCTGTTATTAAGTAA
- a CDS encoding MFS transporter, protein MNRMLKPTIISISMATVMAGAAISPALGLIAANFPEASPVIIKLILTAPSLLIIPFTFISSWLTSRIPKRTVALIGLFIYVLAGVGAQFTNTIEMLLAFRFVLGAGVGLVMPLGITLISDHFRGREQVKMMGYNSAFSNFGGIITMMLAGYLAAISWRAPFNVYLMGVVIFILVFIFLPKDTPLKQDKSVEKRKMPLTVFGYAAASAGIMLVYYSVATNMALYLEQSNIGGSALAGTVISFTTVGGMITSLTLIQLQDILKSYIMPISIFLMGIAFTGLALSHSVPLILACTCVIGFGQGILFPMINVKALSLVNPLHSDRVIAIVSSSIFIGQFSSPLILDGIAKLAGFPTIRFQYSVIGIALGISVLLIILYKILRKSKVSTIEA, encoded by the coding sequence ATGAACCGCATGTTGAAACCAACAATCATTTCTATCTCGATGGCAACAGTAATGGCAGGAGCCGCTATATCTCCTGCCCTTGGATTGATTGCCGCAAACTTCCCAGAAGCCAGCCCCGTAATTATCAAGTTAATATTAACGGCACCTTCATTATTGATCATTCCATTTACATTCATCTCTAGTTGGTTAACGTCAAGGATACCGAAACGTACAGTTGCTTTAATCGGCTTATTCATTTATGTCTTGGCAGGGGTAGGCGCACAGTTTACCAATACGATTGAAATGCTACTAGCCTTTCGATTTGTGCTAGGAGCTGGTGTCGGCTTAGTCATGCCGCTTGGGATTACGTTAATTAGTGATCATTTTAGAGGCCGTGAACAAGTGAAGATGATGGGTTATAATTCTGCATTCAGTAACTTCGGTGGAATCATCACTATGATGCTAGCAGGTTACTTAGCGGCTATCAGTTGGAGAGCTCCGTTTAATGTGTATTTAATGGGTGTCGTGATTTTCATTCTGGTCTTTATATTCTTGCCGAAAGACACACCGCTCAAACAAGATAAGAGTGTAGAGAAACGGAAAATGCCGCTAACTGTTTTTGGCTATGCAGCTGCTTCCGCAGGTATTATGCTAGTTTACTATTCGGTTGCCACGAATATGGCACTCTACTTGGAGCAAAGCAATATAGGTGGCTCAGCATTGGCAGGAACAGTGATTTCTTTTACAACTGTAGGGGGGATGATTACTAGCCTGACGTTGATTCAGCTACAAGATATCTTGAAATCTTATATCATGCCAATCAGTATATTCTTAATGGGGATTGCATTCACTGGTTTGGCTTTAAGTCATTCTGTCCCACTCATTTTAGCTTGTACATGCGTAATTGGTTTTGGACAAGGAATTTTGTTCCCTATGATTAACGTTAAAGCATTAAGTTTGGTCAATCCACTTCATAGTGACCGTGTGATTGCGATAGTATCGAGTTCCATTTTTATCGGTCAGTTCAGTTCGCCTTTAATATTGGACGGAATTGCTAAATTAGCAGGCTTCCCGACAATTCGTTTCCAATATTCCGTGATAGGAATTGCGCTAGGGATTTCGGTTTTACTCATCATTCTGTATAAGATTTTAAGAAAATCTAAAGTTTCGACTATAGAAGCGTAA
- a CDS encoding TetR/AcrR family transcriptional regulator: MSSRTSEKFKELRDNRQQQLKEAAIVLFGTKGYAATKISDITNKAEQSHGLFYHYFKSKEDLYVTVILELLTEFVHIVDKAEEKHDSPLKQLEWLTEATHSGSLRDGVHRHILIMQALYSDYLTQEVKEEIVEKYRFMVERIEHIIIKGQISEEFIEGDAEELAVYHLSLVHGLLLTNARKISPIKVSAEKVLRQLKRHPEQGDDQ; encoded by the coding sequence ATGTCTTCTCGAACAAGTGAAAAATTTAAAGAGCTACGCGACAATCGACAGCAACAACTAAAAGAAGCCGCTATCGTATTATTTGGTACGAAAGGATATGCAGCAACAAAAATTAGTGACATTACAAACAAGGCCGAACAAAGTCATGGCTTGTTTTACCACTACTTCAAATCAAAAGAAGACCTGTACGTCACAGTGATTCTCGAGTTATTAACTGAATTCGTCCATATAGTTGATAAAGCAGAGGAAAAACATGACAGTCCTTTAAAACAATTGGAATGGCTCACTGAAGCAACTCACTCTGGCTCATTACGTGATGGAGTACACCGCCATATCCTGATCATGCAAGCTTTGTATTCTGATTATTTAACACAAGAAGTGAAAGAAGAAATTGTGGAAAAATATCGATTCATGGTCGAAAGAATTGAACATATTATTATTAAAGGACAAATTTCTGAGGAGTTTATTGAAGGAGATGCAGAAGAATTAGCTGTGTATCATTTATCATTAGTACATGGCTTATTATTAACAAATGCTCGCAAGATTTCACCTATTAAAGTGTCAGCCGAAAAAGTATTACGCCAACTAAAACGTCATCCAGAGCAGGGGGATGACCAATGA
- a CDS encoding YkuS family protein: MAKIAVEVPFEDIKQALEEKGHEVKMFASDEHVSGYDMGVVRALSDVNIDQFDFPVVSVEGNSVQDIVEDVEKRLHR; the protein is encoded by the coding sequence ATGGCGAAAATAGCGGTAGAAGTACCATTTGAAGACATTAAACAAGCATTAGAGGAAAAAGGACATGAAGTGAAGATGTTCGCAAGTGATGAACATGTAAGCGGCTATGATATGGGCGTAGTACGTGCCTTGAGCGATGTCAACATCGACCAATTCGACTTCCCCGTGGTAAGCGTTGAAGGCAACTCCGTACAAGACATTGTAGAAGATGTTGAAAAAAGATTACATCGTTAA